In one Corallococcus sp. EGB genomic region, the following are encoded:
- a CDS encoding DUF3142 domain-containing protein, whose protein sequence is MLPDSSHPLAAPGPRRGFLATAVLVLLCLPLPVPLPPPVSSPPRLVLWAWERPEDLRFLEGHAVDVAFLLATLDLTEEDVHVLPRRQPLRVPSGTALKATVRLQMLPGSSFARFGPERLEALAGHLDSLVRRRPDVTALQLDFDARASEHDAYVDLLQRLRARLPPGMPLSITGLASWCVPGSWIVRAPVDEVVPQLFRMGPEGPVWRARFARGLPRPCAGSMGLAMDEWQPVPPGISTLYLFNPRPWTPDAFARAVGETRP, encoded by the coding sequence ATGCTCCCCGACTCTTCCCACCCGCTCGCGGCACCCGGCCCACGGCGCGGCTTCCTGGCCACTGCCGTCCTCGTGCTGCTGTGTCTGCCGCTGCCCGTGCCCCTGCCTCCGCCAGTGTCGTCGCCGCCCCGGCTCGTGCTCTGGGCCTGGGAGCGGCCGGAGGACCTGCGCTTCCTGGAGGGGCACGCGGTGGATGTTGCGTTCCTGCTCGCGACGCTCGACCTCACCGAGGAGGACGTCCACGTGCTGCCACGCCGGCAGCCGCTTCGCGTTCCGTCCGGCACCGCATTGAAGGCCACCGTGCGGTTGCAGATGCTTCCAGGGAGCTCGTTCGCGCGCTTCGGACCGGAGCGCCTGGAGGCCCTGGCCGGGCACCTGGATTCGCTTGTGCGCCGCCGCCCTGACGTGACGGCGTTGCAGCTCGACTTCGATGCCCGCGCGTCCGAGCACGACGCCTACGTCGACCTGCTCCAGCGGCTGCGTGCGCGCCTGCCTCCGGGGATGCCGCTGTCCATCACGGGGCTCGCGTCGTGGTGTGTGCCCGGCAGCTGGATTGTCCGCGCGCCCGTGGACGAAGTGGTGCCACAGCTCTTCCGCATGGGCCCGGAGGGGCCGGTCTGGCGTGCGCGTTTCGCGCGCGGCTTGCCCCGCCCGTGCGCGGGCAGCATGGGCCTGGCAATGGATGAGTGGCAGCCCGTGCCGCCTGGCATCTCGACCCTCTACCTCTTCAACCCCCGGCCGTGGACGCCCGATGCGTTCGCTCGCGCCGTGGGGGAGACCCGACCATGA
- a CDS encoding YfhO family protein yields the protein MMTLRTRRRAAVPTVVGLLMLLVFVYWPVLGGYLLAGRDLFRIFFPDSAFLLESLRAGEMPLWNPYLRLGQPFAATLYSQVYYPPRWAAVLLTGPIVSMTVMQLGHVVLAAVGVFLLCRRLRASWSAAVVAGTTFGLSALMTRLGTQQNVVDAAAWSGFIVGAALDLQRRPGRGPLAWLAVYGALSLFAGSPETTLWQGLVAVLAAGGAPWRGPEARVRSVALVTAGFALAALLAAVALLPTAEFARHSLRAQESWRWPLVWSMSWPQVLSAMWPLADWPRDRYWGEDQWFILSVFLGTLPCALAALGALRGPRRARPFMMAALVLVALSLGRHFAPAAWVLLHVPPFSLFRYPVKYFVGAAFCVSVLSAFGVDALGRLARRLRPSRLRAAVALVGMVGAMAALGPVARNLSMRASAEAGAPWVPLCLGLAALVVLWPRGGFARPRQVRQGVAMLAVLEVAASHALLGRPGYAPLESLLRPFSLRVFLPQPYLGRISVDIQGPEDPSRDGTGNTVERSLEQLIPNRFVEARLPALEGSGAPEPLYSEVFHDAGQRTVFDLVGVTHYLRNGPPPYDDLDLLHMADDGTTLSRSRTALPRAFLVQRARVVTDAEALAAVMEDSQPFRHTAFLASGAPLDLPSCTGSVEWTLQGAQHQELKVEACDESYLVVSDSHYPGWTATVDGQDAPIHRADLALRAVRLPRGAHTVRFDYRPLSFRLGLTLSLLSGLGLAAVMRWRPRAQ from the coding sequence ATGATGACGCTACGGACGCGAAGACGGGCAGCGGTTCCCACCGTCGTGGGGCTGTTGATGCTGCTCGTCTTCGTCTACTGGCCGGTGCTCGGCGGTTACCTGTTGGCGGGCCGGGATTTGTTCCGCATCTTCTTCCCGGACTCTGCCTTCCTGCTGGAGTCACTACGCGCGGGCGAAATGCCCCTGTGGAACCCCTATCTGCGCCTGGGCCAGCCGTTCGCGGCGACCCTCTATTCGCAGGTGTACTACCCGCCTCGCTGGGCTGCCGTTCTGCTCACGGGCCCCATCGTGTCCATGACGGTGATGCAGTTGGGGCACGTCGTGCTCGCGGCGGTGGGCGTGTTCCTGCTGTGCCGGAGGCTGCGGGCTTCCTGGTCAGCGGCCGTCGTCGCGGGCACCACGTTCGGGCTGTCGGCGCTGATGACGCGGCTGGGGACCCAGCAGAATGTCGTCGACGCCGCGGCCTGGAGCGGCTTCATCGTTGGCGCCGCGCTCGACCTGCAACGCCGCCCGGGGCGCGGTCCCCTGGCGTGGCTGGCCGTGTACGGCGCGCTGTCCCTCTTCGCTGGTTCGCCGGAGACCACGCTGTGGCAGGGGTTGGTCGCAGTGCTGGCCGCGGGGGGCGCGCCCTGGCGCGGGCCGGAGGCTCGCGTGCGCTCGGTGGCTCTCGTGACGGCGGGCTTCGCGCTGGCGGCGCTGCTCGCCGCGGTGGCGCTGCTGCCCACCGCCGAGTTCGCGAGGCACTCCCTTCGCGCGCAGGAGTCCTGGCGCTGGCCGCTCGTCTGGTCCATGTCGTGGCCCCAGGTGCTATCCGCGATGTGGCCGCTCGCGGACTGGCCCCGGGACCGCTACTGGGGCGAGGATCAGTGGTTCATCCTCAGCGTCTTCTTGGGGACGCTCCCCTGCGCGCTCGCGGCGCTGGGCGCCCTGCGCGGACCCCGGCGGGCCCGGCCCTTTATGATGGCTGCGCTGGTGCTTGTGGCACTGAGCCTGGGCCGGCACTTCGCGCCCGCGGCCTGGGTGCTGCTGCACGTGCCTCCATTCTCCCTCTTCCGCTACCCGGTGAAGTACTTCGTCGGGGCCGCGTTCTGCGTGTCCGTGCTCTCCGCTTTCGGGGTGGATGCCCTGGGGCGGCTCGCGCGGCGCCTGCGTCCTTCGCGCCTGCGCGCGGCCGTGGCCCTGGTGGGCATGGTGGGCGCCATGGCCGCGCTGGGGCCCGTGGCCCGCAACCTGTCCATGCGCGCCTCCGCCGAGGCGGGCGCCCCCTGGGTGCCGCTGTGTCTGGGATTGGCCGCGCTCGTGGTGCTCTGGCCTCGCGGCGGCTTCGCGCGGCCCCGCCAGGTGCGGCAGGGTGTCGCGATGCTCGCGGTGCTGGAGGTGGCGGCCTCGCACGCGCTGCTGGGGCGGCCGGGATACGCCCCCCTGGAGTCACTGCTACGGCCCTTCTCCCTGCGCGTCTTCCTGCCCCAGCCCTACCTGGGACGCATCAGCGTGGACATCCAGGGCCCCGAGGATCCCTCGCGCGATGGCACGGGGAATACCGTCGAGCGCAGTCTCGAACAGCTCATCCCCAACCGCTTCGTCGAGGCGCGCCTGCCCGCCCTGGAGGGCTCGGGGGCCCCCGAGCCCTTGTACTCGGAGGTCTTCCACGACGCGGGCCAACGGACTGTCTTCGACCTGGTGGGCGTCACCCACTATCTGCGTAACGGGCCACCGCCCTACGACGACCTGGACTTGCTCCACATGGCGGACGACGGCACCACCCTGTCCCGCTCGCGCACCGCGCTGCCGCGCGCCTTCCTGGTGCAGCGCGCCCGCGTGGTGACGGACGCCGAGGCGCTCGCGGCGGTGATGGAGGACTCCCAACCCTTCCGGCACACGGCCTTCCTCGCTTCGGGAGCGCCGCTGGATCTGCCCTCGTGCACGGGTTCCGTGGAGTGGACGCTTCAGGGCGCCCAGCATCAAGAGTTGAAGGTGGAGGCCTGCGACGAGAGCTACCTCGTCGTGTCCGACAGCCACTACCCCGGCTGGACCGCGACGGTGGACGGGCAGGACGCCCCCATCCACCGGGCAGACCTGGCGCTACGGGCCGTGCGGCTGCCGCGCGGAGCCCACACGGTCCGCTTCGACTACCGGCCGCTCAGCTTCCGCCTGGGCCTGACCCTGTCCCTGCTCAGCGGGCTGGGGCTCGCGGCAGTGATGCGCTGGCGTCCGCGGGCGCAATGA
- a CDS encoding (2Fe-2S)-binding protein, giving the protein MPAHSFLLNGQPVSVESPADLPLLWVLRDMLGITGPKYGCGVGVCGACTSHLDGEAFRPCLHSVGDIAGRDVRTIEGLAGATGLHPVQQAWITEDVAQCGFCQPGQIMAAVALLRRNPQPSDADIDAAMSDNVCRCGTYVRIRAAIHRAALLLRNGAAPHR; this is encoded by the coding sequence ATGCCGGCCCATTCCTTCCTCCTCAACGGTCAGCCGGTGTCGGTGGAGTCGCCCGCGGACCTGCCCCTCTTGTGGGTGCTGCGCGACATGCTGGGCATCACCGGCCCCAAGTACGGCTGCGGCGTGGGCGTCTGTGGCGCGTGCACCAGCCACCTGGATGGTGAAGCCTTCCGTCCCTGCCTCCACTCCGTCGGGGACATCGCGGGCCGCGACGTAAGGACCATCGAAGGGCTCGCGGGCGCGACGGGGCTGCACCCCGTGCAGCAGGCGTGGATCACCGAGGACGTGGCCCAATGTGGCTTCTGCCAGCCGGGGCAGATCATGGCCGCCGTCGCGCTGCTGCGGAGAAACCCCCAGCCGTCCGACGCGGACATCGACGCCGCCATGAGCGACAACGTCTGCCGCTGCGGCACCTACGTCCGCATCCGCGCCGCCATCCACCGCGCCGCGCTGCTGCTGCGAAATGGAGCGGCCCCCCACCGCTGA
- a CDS encoding molybdopterin cofactor-binding domain-containing protein, whose translation MADTLPTDAAPPSGFDRRKFLTWLVASPTLMIAARCGLDLPSAQAAEPAAAPEETPLNLYVAVRTDGRVVATLPRTEMGQGITTAVSMLVAEELDTSLDAVDVHTADADPRWLIQLTGLSSSMRYLAGPLRAAAAEARARLVTAAAHRWHVLALTLTTAQGEVRAPDGRRLGYGELAEDAARVLLPEVSPLPKSPSKYTVVGQPTGRVDARDIVTGAVRFTLDLDIPDAVPTVVARPPTLRGTVQSFNASTAGGMPGVVGVVRIPSGVAVAAQTFAQAFSARDALQVTWSPGPASHLSDANIRTRLRDAIGPRPLPPLLTTRVVEGRFDFPYLAHAPMETQSCVARVTADVAEIWSGVQDPKFARSQVAAALGWALTPQRVTVHPIRAGGGFGRRFFTEAAVEAALISRALGKPVKLMWSRNDEMRHGHYRPASHHRILASLGMGGSILGWHHRAAIPTVEFPHGFGDLLTSLAGQVLPEVTSAVFFALTQHVPYQFGWVSQELAEVPLPIPTASFRSVFTSQVGVANELFVDQLARELQRDPVELRRSRLTSRKLKAVLDRVVQEGAWGRALPPGVAQGVAVLEEWDSAIAHLVEVDVTSGTPRVLRVVIAADVGLPINPKGIEAQLQGAAVDAMSTTLSAGLHIDAGAVREGSFADYRWLRMKHTPAAIQVHLVRSDDRVGGVGELGYPSAAAALANAIARATGVMPTRFPILDEGA comes from the coding sequence ATGGCCGACACGCTGCCCACGGATGCAGCACCTCCCAGTGGCTTCGACCGCCGCAAGTTCCTCACGTGGCTGGTGGCCTCGCCCACGTTGATGATCGCGGCGCGATGCGGGCTGGACCTTCCCTCCGCACAGGCCGCGGAGCCCGCGGCGGCACCGGAGGAGACGCCGCTCAACCTCTACGTCGCCGTCCGGACCGACGGGCGCGTCGTCGCCACCCTGCCCCGTACGGAGATGGGCCAGGGCATCACCACCGCCGTGTCCATGCTCGTCGCCGAGGAACTCGATACGAGCCTCGACGCCGTGGATGTGCACACCGCCGACGCGGATCCGCGCTGGCTCATCCAGCTCACCGGGCTGTCCTCCTCCATGCGCTATCTGGCGGGTCCGCTCCGCGCCGCCGCGGCGGAGGCCCGGGCGCGGCTGGTCACCGCCGCCGCGCACCGCTGGCATGTCCTGGCCCTCACGCTCACCACCGCGCAGGGAGAGGTGCGCGCCCCCGACGGCCGAAGGCTCGGCTACGGTGAGCTCGCGGAGGACGCCGCGCGCGTGTTGCTGCCGGAGGTCTCCCCTCTTCCGAAATCCCCGAGCAAGTACACGGTGGTCGGTCAGCCCACGGGGCGCGTCGACGCGCGCGACATCGTCACCGGCGCGGTTCGCTTCACCCTGGACCTCGATATTCCGGACGCTGTGCCCACGGTGGTGGCGCGGCCTCCCACGCTGCGCGGCACGGTCCAGTCCTTCAATGCCTCCACCGCCGGGGGCATGCCTGGCGTGGTGGGCGTGGTGCGGATTCCCTCGGGCGTGGCGGTGGCGGCCCAGACGTTCGCGCAGGCCTTCTCCGCGCGCGATGCGTTGCAGGTGACCTGGTCCCCCGGCCCGGCCAGCCATCTCTCCGACGCCAACATCCGGACCCGGCTGCGCGATGCCATCGGTCCCCGTCCGCTGCCCCCGCTGCTCACGACCCGGGTCGTGGAGGGACGCTTCGACTTTCCCTACCTCGCGCACGCCCCCATGGAGACGCAGAGCTGCGTGGCCCGGGTGACGGCCGACGTCGCGGAGATCTGGTCCGGCGTCCAGGATCCGAAGTTCGCGCGGAGCCAGGTCGCCGCGGCGCTCGGCTGGGCGCTCACCCCGCAGCGGGTCACCGTGCATCCCATCCGCGCGGGAGGCGGCTTTGGCCGGCGCTTCTTCACCGAAGCGGCGGTGGAGGCCGCGCTCATCTCACGGGCGCTCGGGAAGCCGGTGAAGTTGATGTGGAGCCGCAACGATGAGATGCGCCACGGACACTACCGGCCCGCGAGCCACCACCGCATCCTCGCCTCGCTGGGAATGGGAGGTTCCATCCTCGGCTGGCACCACCGCGCGGCCATCCCCACCGTGGAGTTTCCCCACGGCTTCGGAGACCTGCTCACCTCGCTGGCCGGGCAGGTCCTGCCGGAGGTCACCAGCGCGGTGTTCTTCGCGCTCACCCAGCACGTCCCCTACCAGTTCGGTTGGGTGTCGCAGGAGCTGGCCGAGGTTCCGCTCCCCATTCCCACCGCCTCCTTCCGCTCCGTCTTCACCAGCCAGGTGGGCGTGGCGAACGAGCTCTTCGTCGACCAGCTGGCTCGCGAGCTTCAGAGGGATCCGGTGGAGCTGCGGCGCTCCCGCCTCACCTCGCGAAAGCTCAAGGCCGTGCTGGACCGCGTGGTGCAGGAAGGTGCCTGGGGCCGCGCGCTGCCGCCCGGGGTCGCGCAAGGCGTCGCCGTGCTGGAGGAGTGGGACAGCGCCATCGCCCACCTCGTCGAGGTGGACGTCACCAGCGGGACGCCGCGCGTGTTGCGCGTGGTCATCGCCGCGGACGTGGGCCTGCCCATCAACCCGAAGGGCATCGAGGCGCAGCTGCAAGGCGCGGCGGTGGACGCGATGTCCACCACGCTGAGCGCCGGGCTCCACATCGACGCGGGCGCCGTGCGCGAGGGCAGCTTCGCGGACTACCGGTGGCTGCGGATGAAGCACACGCCCGCCGCCATCCAGGTGCATCTGGTGCGCTCCGACGACCGCGTGGGCGGCGTGGGAGAGCTGGGCTACCCCAGCGCGGCGGCGGCCCTGGCCAACGCCATCGCCCGGGCAACGGGCGTCATGCCCACCCGCTTCCCCATCCTCGACGAGGGAGCCTGA
- a CDS encoding carboxypeptidase regulatory-like domain-containing protein, with product MQAEGDPLPTSQSPNEAEGVLDVEVLAEGKPLAGITVRLYAQGAVTSAWTLAGTGLTDPTGHVRLASGPGRYLVAVRAPGRAPFLRDAVRPLGESRTSVRIALGPAQSLTGRTVTRETNEPLPLVELILTAHPRDLQPWERVAAPDDERVYATSDERGSFRIDGLAPGTYLLEARSPGYARVVLSRLRIPTEGPLTLALRRASVIEGFVVDAKGLPAADAEVRVGGSPSQVVTTGAQGGFSVEVEPGSHPLSARRGEETGALDMPVVCVAGGTVRGVRIQLGPGAVLEGRVVEESSGGPVEGARVDVTPSGEDGGPGSAVSDAEGRFVVRGLAPGSYDAKVTAANHSPATRSGLTVTQGERFPVEFKLSGTGSVEGQVRDRNGAPVAAARVSGVNDWSNESGASPMEVRTDVDGRYQLEGLAAGRLSLTARHDGATVGVTQNVTVAAARAMRVDFTLESTGTVEGRVRAARGSLPPALLEVTAVGDEAPQGATLGVGQTVVDADGVFRMVLPSGGYTLVLMARGRFVQGQREQVRVEAGRTTQVDFTWEEHHDVNEYRGVVLEPDGSPSPHATITLTAGEGQWIPLSMTPTDEEGRFAVPHSRVGGSATRRLMMVARNGGRSSEATPIVPEQDVVVRLRPSAFLRGCVVRKGEPVRGFSVSLQLQKGFLSDGDGPFEFSGDRFELRDVPPEPVKLTARTVDGSVGEVLASPGTGTVLEVDIPLTTPATVRGRVVDAATKAPVSGAFIFIEGERSSPGQSDAEGRFSLDGVRAGERLLVLLGSPSQGHLRRPLKLKEGEVLDLGDVALEVTPSTP from the coding sequence ATGCAGGCGGAGGGCGATCCCCTTCCGACCTCGCAGTCCCCGAACGAGGCGGAGGGCGTCCTGGACGTGGAGGTGCTCGCGGAGGGGAAGCCTTTGGCGGGCATCACCGTGCGGCTCTACGCACAAGGGGCAGTGACGTCCGCGTGGACGCTGGCGGGCACCGGCCTCACGGATCCGACAGGCCATGTCCGCCTCGCCTCCGGCCCCGGCCGCTATCTGGTGGCGGTGCGCGCTCCAGGCCGAGCCCCCTTCCTGCGCGATGCGGTCCGCCCGCTCGGCGAGTCGCGCACGTCCGTGCGAATTGCCCTGGGGCCCGCGCAATCGCTCACAGGCCGGACGGTGACGCGTGAGACGAATGAACCGCTGCCGCTCGTGGAGCTCATCCTCACGGCGCACCCCCGCGACCTGCAGCCCTGGGAGCGCGTGGCGGCTCCCGACGACGAGCGCGTCTATGCCACGAGCGACGAGCGGGGGAGCTTCCGCATCGATGGCCTCGCTCCGGGCACCTATCTGCTGGAGGCCCGCTCCCCCGGCTACGCGCGCGTGGTGCTCAGCCGTCTGCGCATCCCCACGGAAGGCCCGCTGACGCTGGCGCTCCGGCGGGCGAGCGTCATCGAGGGCTTCGTCGTGGACGCGAAGGGCCTGCCCGCCGCGGATGCGGAGGTGCGCGTGGGCGGCAGTCCGTCGCAGGTGGTGACGACGGGAGCGCAGGGCGGCTTCTCCGTGGAGGTGGAGCCCGGCTCCCATCCCCTGTCCGCGCGGCGCGGCGAGGAGACCGGGGCGCTCGACATGCCGGTCGTCTGTGTCGCGGGCGGCACCGTGCGCGGCGTGCGCATCCAGTTGGGACCCGGCGCGGTGCTGGAGGGCCGCGTCGTGGAGGAGTCGTCAGGAGGGCCCGTGGAAGGGGCTCGTGTCGATGTCACGCCCTCGGGCGAAGACGGAGGCCCTGGCTCCGCCGTGTCGGACGCGGAGGGGCGCTTCGTCGTGCGAGGGCTCGCACCCGGCAGCTACGACGCGAAGGTCACGGCGGCGAACCACTCGCCCGCCACCCGCTCGGGCCTGACGGTCACCCAGGGCGAACGCTTCCCCGTGGAGTTCAAGCTCTCAGGCACCGGTTCGGTGGAGGGCCAGGTGCGCGACAGGAACGGTGCGCCGGTGGCGGCGGCCCGGGTCTCTGGCGTCAACGACTGGAGCAACGAGTCAGGCGCGAGCCCCATGGAGGTCCGCACCGACGTCGACGGCCGCTACCAGCTCGAGGGGCTCGCCGCGGGTCGCCTGTCCCTCACCGCGCGCCATGACGGGGCGACGGTCGGCGTCACCCAGAACGTCACCGTGGCGGCGGCCCGCGCGATGCGCGTGGACTTCACGCTGGAGAGCACCGGCACGGTGGAGGGCCGGGTGCGCGCGGCGAGAGGCTCACTTCCGCCCGCGCTGCTGGAGGTGACGGCCGTGGGGGATGAGGCCCCGCAAGGAGCGACCCTGGGCGTGGGCCAGACCGTCGTTGACGCGGACGGCGTCTTCCGGATGGTGCTTCCTTCTGGGGGCTACACGCTCGTGCTCATGGCGCGTGGCCGTTTCGTCCAGGGCCAGCGGGAGCAGGTGCGTGTGGAGGCGGGGCGGACGACCCAGGTCGACTTCACCTGGGAGGAGCACCACGACGTGAACGAATACCGGGGCGTCGTCCTGGAGCCGGATGGCTCGCCCTCGCCCCACGCCACCATCACCCTCACGGCGGGGGAAGGACAGTGGATTCCCCTGTCGATGACGCCCACGGATGAAGAGGGACGCTTCGCGGTTCCTCACTCCCGCGTGGGAGGTTCCGCCACGCGCCGCCTGATGATGGTCGCGCGCAACGGCGGACGCTCCAGCGAGGCCACGCCCATCGTCCCGGAGCAAGACGTGGTGGTGCGGCTGCGGCCCTCGGCCTTCCTCCGCGGTTGCGTGGTGCGCAAGGGCGAACCCGTGCGCGGCTTCTCCGTGTCGCTCCAGCTCCAGAAGGGATTCCTCTCGGATGGAGATGGGCCCTTCGAGTTCTCCGGCGATCGCTTCGAACTGCGCGATGTCCCTCCCGAGCCCGTGAAGCTGACGGCGCGCACGGTGGACGGCTCTGTCGGGGAAGTGCTGGCCTCTCCCGGCACGGGCACGGTGCTCGAAGTGGACATCCCCCTGACGACGCCGGCCACCGTGCGTGGGCGGGTGGTGGACGCGGCCACGAAGGCGCCCGTCTCCGGTGCGTTCATCTTCATCGAGGGTGAGCGCTCCTCCCCTGGGCAGTCCGACGCGGAGGGCCGCTTCTCCCTCGATGGAGTGCGCGCGGGCGAGCGCCTCCTCGTCCTCCTGGGAAGCCCTTCCCAGGGACATCTGCGCCGGCCATTGAAGCTGAAGGAAGGTGAGGTGCTGGACCTGGGGGACGTCGCCCTGGAGGTGACACCGTCCACCCCGTGA
- a CDS encoding S8 family serine peptidase, whose protein sequence is MKKVGIIDSGVEVAFLREHGLHLAGAASFSLDLDAQVLEARAYEREELEAWRDGTGTLDLEDTHGHGTGILSILYDQVRPWPDVEVYVARVLDRNIRGHSLCLVEAMAWMLDEVGVDVLNLSLGTTHRALEASMRELVDRAAARGAIIASSAGGMPTLPAQLESVVSVGDPALMERVGADVKVDHVVKEREVKLYMGGHWMQIPMTTSFACAVAVAEVLRDGAPPGWRRKSG, encoded by the coding sequence GTGAAGAAGGTGGGCATCATCGACAGCGGCGTGGAGGTGGCCTTCCTGCGCGAGCACGGCCTGCATCTGGCGGGAGCCGCGTCCTTCTCGCTCGATTTGGACGCGCAGGTGCTGGAGGCGCGTGCCTATGAGCGGGAGGAGTTGGAGGCGTGGAGGGACGGAACGGGCACGCTGGACCTGGAGGACACGCACGGGCATGGCACGGGCATCCTGAGCATCCTCTACGACCAGGTCCGTCCATGGCCGGACGTGGAGGTCTACGTCGCCCGCGTCCTCGACCGGAACATCCGCGGACACTCACTGTGCCTCGTGGAGGCGATGGCGTGGATGCTCGACGAGGTGGGCGTGGACGTGCTCAACCTGAGCTTGGGCACGACCCACCGCGCGCTGGAGGCGTCCATGCGGGAGCTGGTGGACCGCGCGGCGGCGCGAGGCGCCATCATCGCCTCGTCCGCGGGCGGCATGCCCACCCTGCCCGCGCAGTTGGAGTCGGTGGTGTCCGTGGGCGACCCGGCCCTCATGGAACGCGTGGGGGCGGACGTGAAGGTCGACCACGTCGTGAAGGAGCGGGAGGTGAAGCTCTACATGGGGGGCCACTGGATGCAGATCCCCATGACGACCAGCTTCGCCTGCGCGGTGGCGGTGGCAGAGGTGCTGCGCGACGGTGCGCCTCCGGGATGGCGGCGCAAGTCCGGCTGA
- a CDS encoding peptidase domain-containing ABC transporter produces the protein MEADCAMQAEGPPGLRQSARYLVALLRLLRPAWGALARSALLGPVITGLLLIPPFLTRLLFDHVSSPRDLGLLHVLVLSILAASVAAALAESLFGYYSSYLTVKLESSAALYLFNHLQHLPDRFFSRRQVGELTSRFDDAKAGMALVLGFIRLVFSQLTFLVVIPFTLASLHWQLALAAVATLPIVVSVPLGIGRAMGLAWQEVMGVHGALQALQVETLRQSRTTKVLALEPFVYQRAAGLMRSVLRAHLKAHGVEGVLRLFERSVEAAQTALFTWLGWGLILQGKLTLGGFVAFVAYAAYLRGPVIEAIAFVTGLQQRGVHLRRFFEYLHETPEQDPSRSLTPPAPPTRRLSGGVELEDVSFGYLPGQDVLREVSARIRPGTVVTIVGSSGSGKTTLARLLTRLEAPGRGRVLYDGQDASTLELSDLRRQLAVVWQDVELYHGTVRDNLTLGLPAVSEEDLLQAVRLCVLEPVIAALPQGYDTPVAEAGASLSGGQRQRLALARAVLRDAPVLLLDEATSQLDVETESAIVRALLARARERGQTVLFITHRLANAPLADEVWMLAGGQLVGQGPHAELLARCAPYQRLFRAGMGEADAA, from the coding sequence ATGGAAGCGGACTGCGCGATGCAGGCGGAAGGGCCCCCCGGGCTGCGGCAGTCAGCGCGCTACCTCGTCGCGCTGCTGCGGCTGTTACGTCCGGCGTGGGGCGCGCTCGCGAGGAGCGCGCTCCTGGGGCCGGTCATCACCGGGCTGCTGCTCATCCCGCCCTTCCTCACGCGGCTGTTGTTCGACCACGTGTCGTCTCCGCGGGACCTGGGGCTGTTGCACGTGCTGGTGCTGAGCATCCTCGCCGCGTCGGTGGCGGCGGCGCTCGCGGAGTCGCTGTTCGGCTACTACTCCTCCTACCTCACGGTGAAGCTGGAGAGCTCCGCCGCGCTGTACCTCTTCAACCACCTGCAGCACCTGCCGGACCGCTTCTTCTCCCGGCGCCAGGTGGGGGAGCTCACCAGCCGCTTCGATGATGCGAAGGCGGGCATGGCGCTGGTGCTGGGGTTCATCCGGCTCGTCTTCTCACAGCTCACCTTCCTGGTCGTCATCCCGTTCACCCTCGCGTCGCTGCACTGGCAGCTGGCGCTGGCGGCCGTGGCCACGCTGCCCATCGTGGTGTCGGTGCCGCTCGGCATCGGCCGCGCCATGGGGCTCGCGTGGCAGGAGGTGATGGGCGTGCACGGCGCGCTCCAGGCGCTCCAGGTGGAGACGCTGCGGCAGAGCCGCACGACGAAGGTGCTGGCGCTGGAGCCGTTCGTGTACCAGCGCGCGGCGGGGCTGATGCGGTCCGTGCTTCGGGCGCACCTGAAGGCCCATGGGGTGGAAGGGGTGCTGCGGCTGTTCGAGCGTTCGGTGGAGGCGGCGCAGACGGCGCTCTTCACCTGGCTGGGCTGGGGGCTCATCCTCCAGGGCAAGCTGACGCTGGGCGGCTTCGTGGCGTTCGTGGCGTATGCCGCATACCTGCGCGGGCCGGTCATCGAGGCCATCGCCTTCGTCACCGGCCTTCAGCAGCGCGGCGTCCACCTGCGCCGCTTCTTCGAGTACCTGCACGAGACGCCGGAGCAGGATCCGTCCCGTTCGCTGACGCCGCCGGCCCCTCCGACGCGGCGGCTCTCCGGCGGAGTGGAGCTGGAGGACGTGTCCTTCGGCTACCTGCCCGGCCAGGACGTGCTGCGCGAGGTGAGCGCGCGCATCCGGCCCGGCACGGTGGTGACCATCGTCGGCTCCAGCGGCTCCGGGAAGACGACGCTCGCGCGGCTGCTGACGCGGCTGGAGGCGCCGGGCCGGGGACGCGTGCTGTACGACGGGCAGGACGCGAGCACGCTGGAGCTGTCCGACCTGCGCCGGCAGCTCGCGGTGGTGTGGCAGGACGTGGAGCTGTACCACGGCACCGTGCGCGACAACCTCACCCTGGGGCTCCCTGCCGTGAGCGAAGAGGACCTGCTCCAGGCGGTGCGGCTGTGTGTGTTGGAGCCCGTGATTGCCGCGCTGCCGCAAGGCTACGACACGCCCGTGGCCGAGGCGGGCGCGAGCCTCTCCGGCGGACAGCGGCAGCGGCTGGCGCTGGCCCGCGCGGTGCTCCGCGACGCGCCGGTGTTGCTGTTGGATGAAGCCACCTCGCAGCTCGACGTGGAGACGGAGTCCGCCATCGTGCGCGCGCTGCTCGCTCGGGCCCGGGAGCGCGGGCAGACGGTGCTGTTCATCACGCACCGGCTGGCCAACGCGCCCCTGGCGGACGAGGTGTGGATGCTCGCGGGAGGCCAGTTGGTGGGTCAGGGGCCGCACGCGGAGCTGCTCGCGCGCTGTGCTCCGTACCAGCGGCTGTTCCGCGCGGGCATGGGCGAAGCGGACGCCGCCTAG